The sequence GGATGACCCAGGCGATATCGGCTTCCCAGGAAATATCCGGAGCCCCTTCGAAGATCTGCTCGATCGGCAGCGAGCCATCAGCCTGCTTGACGAATTCGAAATCGTGGTTGTGCCAGCCGAATTCGAAGCCCGCATCCTTGTAAGGCTTGCTCATTTCATGCAGGCGCTTGCCGAAGGCGAGCCAGCCGGCGGCATCCTTCGGGCGCTGATCGGCGCCGATATGGGGCGCATAGATCGAATCCATGCCCAGGGTCTTGGCGATGGTGAGCGACTTCTGCACTTCGCCATCAAGGAAATCCGGGCTGAAATGACCGCTTGCCATCCGCAGGCCATTCTTGTCGAGTTCGGCGCGCAGGTTCTTGAGGCCGGTCTCATCAAGATCGACATAGATACCGCCGAAGCCTTCGACTTCGGCATAGCCGGCCTTGCCGAGCTTTACGAAGATTTCCGAATAGGGCTGGAAATTGCGGGCGCTGTAGAGCTGAAATCCAAGTTTCGTCATCAATAGTCCTCCAATGGCCTTCGGGCCGCCTGTCTTGGGGCTTGGGGCCCCGAAAGCGCCGCCACTGCGGCGCAATAGTTCAATCCACCGGTTGGCTGTTCGTCGCTTAGCTGTCCACCGACTGGCTGGATTGCAGATCGTAGATACGGAATTCGGGCACGCCGCTTGCGAGCGGCTTGGTGGGCGTGAACACGACGCGGCGGCTTTCGCCGGCGGCAAGATCGAAGGCGTTGTCGGAGTAACGCCCTTCCGCCTCGCTCTCGATCATCACGAACAGCGCAAGTCCCCTTGCGGTGACGGTGAGTTCCACGGTCCCGTTTTCCTCTTTCTCCTCCCGCAGCACCGTCAGGCCGGCAGGCTGAAGCTCAAGCGCCTTGTAGGTGCCGTGAACATAATGCCCCTCGCCGCCCATGCCGTTCGATGCGGTGAAGCGCCACGCCAGCAGGCAATCGGTGGGAACCTGATCCGCATCGATCGACAATGCCGTGACGGCCGCATCCGGCGTGCAAACGGCATGCGCCGTCGTCAGCGGCACGCGCTCGCCATCAAGCCTGAGCAGCGATACGGAAATATCGACCACCACATCAGCGTTGGTGTCGTTGACCAGAGAGAAGCGGATCGTCTTATTGTCGTCCGAAGGAATTGCCGCAACGGATACAGGCTGGAAGAAGCGTCGCACCAGATAGTGCATCACCTTCCAACGACCGCCGTAATCCAGGCTGGACCAGGAAGCGACAGGCCAGGTGTCGTTGAGTTGCCAGTAAATTGTGCCCATGCAATGCGGCTTCAGCGACCGCCAACATTCCACCGCCGTCTTGATGGCGAGGCCCTGCTGGACCTGGCTCAGATAGACGAAATTCGGGAAATCCTTGGGAAAGCGGAAATAGCGGAACATCGTGCCGGCAATGCGCTCGTTGCCGCCGGCATTCTTCTGGTGCAGTTCCATGACCGGAGAGGCGATATTCATATCCTTCGCCTCTGCATAGGTCTTGATGACGGGCAGCGAGGTATAGGACTGGAAGCCGAATTCCGAGCAGAAGCGGGGACGGACGGAGCGATAATTGTCGAAGGACTTGTTCTCGTGCCAGACGGACCAGTAATGCATGTCGCCGGAGCCATCGGCATGCCAGGCGTCGCCGAAATTGAGATAGCCCGAAGCCGGGCTCGATGGCCACCAGATCGCATCCGGCAGCGCCTTCTTCATCGCCGTCTCGATCGTCCGGTTCAGGCGATCGTAAGAGACGAGATAGCGATCCCGATCTTTGCGGGACTCCTCGAACCAGGTGAGCGCACCCACCAGCTCATTGTCGCCGCACCAGAGAACGATGGAGGGATGCGTCGCAAGCCGGCGCACCTGATAGCCCACCTCCTCCTCGACATTCTCGAGGAAATCACCAGTCGAGGGATAGAGATTGCAGGCAAACATGAAGTCCTGCCACACCATCAGACCCAGGCGATCGCAGGTGTCGTAGAACCAGTCATGCTCATAGAATCCGCCACCCCAGACGCGGATCGCATTCATATTGGCATCGACGGCCGATTGCAGCAGATCCCCGGTCGCGGCCGGATTGGAGCGAGAGAACAGGGCATCGGCTGGGATCCAATTGGCCCCGCGGGCAAAAATCTCGCGACCGTTGACCTTCAACGCGAAACGGCTGCCAGCCTCGTCCTCAGTGGTGATCAGCTCGACCGTACGCAGGCCGATCTGCCGCGTGACGGTTTCGAAATTGGTTTCCACCGACAAAGCATAGAGTGCCTGCTCGCCATTGCCTGCCGGCCACCAAAGCTTAGGCTTGTCGATATGGAAGAAATGGGTGATCGACGTCTCGCCGGCGTTGACGCCGACATCGAGGCGAACCCGCTCGTCATCGAGCGAGAAATAAAGCTGCGCGATCCCCGTTCCCTTGGCAAATAGCGCCACCGTCACCTTGAGATCGACCGAGCCGTCATCATTATGAATCTGCTGGGTGACGACATTTTCGATGCGGGCTATTTCGAGCTTCTTCAGCGCGATCGTGCCATAGAGGCCAAGCGGCGCGATCGCGATGTTCCAGTCCCAGCCGAAATGGCATTGCGGCTTGCGCAGCATGTTACCGTTCGGGATCGGCGAATTGCCGGTGCTGTAGGGAATGTAGAAAGGCTGCTTGGCCTGCAGGGCAGCACCAGCCGAAATGCTCGAATGCAGGACGATGCGAATGGTGTTCGTACCCGTCTTCAGCACCTTCGAGACGTCAGGGCGATAACGCTGAAAACAGTTATTCCCCTCCAGCACCAACGCATCGTTGACGTAGACGCTGGCGACTGTGTCGAGATAATCGATATCGAGATACCAGTCTCCGCCGGCATCATCGAGTACGAAGCTGCGCTTCAGCTCCCAGTCCTGCTTGGCGACCCACTGCACGACCTCTTCGTTCCGCGCAAAATAAGGATCGGGAATAAGCCCCTCAGCATGGAGCGCGGAATGAACGTCACCGGGCAGAGATATGGATAGCGAGTGATCACTGTCGGGAGACGTCAGGCTCCACGATCCGGCCAGATCGACGGTGAGGCTATCATTGATGGAAGAAGACATCGGACCTCCTCGGACCGCTGCAAAGAAGGAGGCGGCCGGGCCGCCTCCGGTCATGGGATCATATTCTGAGTTCTGTCTGCGCATCGAAGAGCGATGCGAGAGACATGTCGAAGCCAAGCTTTACGGCCGAACCGGGACCAAAGCGCCTCGCGCCGTTGACGCGAACCGACATGGTATGCCCGGCATGCTTCAACCAGAGCAGATTATCGGCGCCCATCGGCTCTTCGATATCGACCGTGGCATTGTGAATTTCGGCACCTAACGCGGCCGCTTCATTGACCTTGATATGCTCGGGACGGACGCCCAGCACCACCTTGCGGCCCGCCTGCAGAGCCTCGCCGGCCTTGTAGCCGTCGAGAGAAAACAGCACGTCGTTGGTCGCGAACACGACCTTGCCTTCGCGGTTTACCAGTTCGCCCTTGAGGAAATTCATCGACGGCGAGCCGATGAAGCCCGCGACGAAGAGATTGCGCGGCTCGTTGTAGATCGTCGTGGGATCGTCGAGCTGCATGATGACGCCGTTCTTCATGATCGCGATGCGATCGGCGAGCGTCAGCGCCTCGATCTGATCATGGGTCACGTAAATCATGGTATTCTTCAGCGACTGATGCAGCCGCTTGATTTCGACGCGCAGTTCCGAACGCAGCTTGGCATCGAGGTTCGAAAGCGGCTCGTCGAACAAGAACACATCGACGTCGCGCACCAGGGCGCGGCCGATCGCGACGCGCTGGCGTTGGCCGCCCGAAAGCTCGGCCGGCTTGCGCTTCAACAGCGGCTGAATCTGCAGGATCTCGGCAGCCCGCGCGATGCGCTTGCTGATCTCGTCCTGCGGCACCTTGGCAACGCGCAGACCGAAGGACAGGTTCTTCTCGACCGTCATCTGCGGATAGAGGGCATAGGACTGGAACACCATGCCGATGCCGCGATCCTTGGGCTCTTCCCAGGTGACGTTCTTGTTCTTGATGAAGATCTGCCCCTCGGTGATATCGAGCAGGCCGGCAATGCAATTCAACAAAGTCGATTTGCCACAGCCCGACGAACCGAGAAGCACAAGGAATTCACCGTCATTGATCTCGAGGTTGAGGTTCTTCAGAACGGTGACCGCGCCGAAATCGAGCGAGAGGTCTTTGATGGAAACGCTACTGTTCATGGATCACCCCTTCACTGCGCCGGCGGCGATGCCGCGGACGAAGAGCCGCCCGGACACGAAATAGACGATAAGTGGAACAAGACCGGTGAGGATCGTTGCCGCCATGTTGACGTTGTATTCCTTCACGCCCTGGACGGAATTGACGATATTGTTGAGCTGGACGGTCATCGGATAATATTCCGGCCGGGTGAAGACGACGCCGAACAGGAAGTCGTTCCAGATGCCTGTGACCTGCAGGATCATGGCGACGACGAAGATCGGCAGCGACATGGGCAGCATGATGCGCAGGAAAATCTGCCAGAAGCCGGCGCCATCGATACGCGCGGCCTTGAAAAGCTCCACCGGCAGCGATGCGAAATAATTCCGGAACAACAGCGTCAGGATCGGCATGCCGAAGATGCTGTGCACCAGGATAAGTCCGGTCAGCGTACCGTAGATGCCGATTTCGCGTAGCACGATGACGATCGGATAAATCATCACCTGATACGGAATGAATGCCCCGATCACCAGGATCGAAAAGAACAGATCGGCTCCCTTGAAGCGCCAATTGGCAAGCGCATAGCCGTTGACCGAGGCAATCGCGATCGACAGGATCGTCGACGGCACGGTGATGCGCACGGAATTCCAGAAACCGCGGGAAAGGCCGTCACAATTGAGGCCCGTACAAGCGGTTGCCCAGGCTTTCACCCATGGTTCGAAAGTGATCTCGAGCGGCGGCGAGAAGATGTTGCCGAGCCGGATTTCAGGCATTCCCTTCAGCGACGTGACGATCATCACATACAGCGGCAACAGGTAATAGGCCGCGGCGACGAAAAGCGTACCGTAGAGCATGATATTGCGGCCGGAAATCACCCGGCGCGGCTTGCGACCACTCGGGCCGGAGAGCGTCTTCTCCGTCAAGGCAGCACCGCCGTTTACATTCTTGAGAGTAACAGGATTAGACATGTTTGCGCCCTCCGCCGAATTCCAGATAGGCCCAGGGAATGACGATGATTGCGACGGTCACCAGCATCATGGTGGAAGCAGCAAACCCCTGTCCAAGATTCTGCGCCTGGAACATGTAGTCGTAGACGTATTTCGCCGGAACTTCCGAAGCGATGCCAGGTCCGCCGCTCGTTTGCGCGACGACGAGGTCGTACACCTTGACGATACCGCTGGCGATGATGACCAGTGTAGTGATGAAGACGGGGCGCATCATCGGAATGACGATGAAAAGATAGGTCCGCCACATCGGAATCCCGTCCACGCGCGCCGCTTTCCAGATATCTTCGTCAATGCCGCGCAGGCCCGCGAGCATCAGGCACATCACGAGCCCCGTACCCTGCCAAAGCGCTGCAATCAGCACGCCGTAAATAACGATGCTCGGCGTATAGAGCGGATCGAAGGTGAAACTTGTCCATCCGAGCGAACGCACAACGGACTGGATGCCGAATTCGGGGTTAAGCAGCCACTGCCAGACGAGGCCGGTGACGATGAAGGAGAGAGCGAAAGGATAAAGAAAAATCGTGCGGAAGGTGTTTTCGAACCGGATCTTCTGGTCCATCAGCGCAGCCAGCACGAAGCCGATGACGAGACTGAAGATCATGGAAAGAATGCCGTAAACGGCAAGGTTCTCAATGGACACGACCCAGCGCGGCGCCGCCCATAGACGGTGGTATTGGTCCAGCCCGACAAAGCTGAGACGTGGCAGCAGCTTTGAATTGGTGAAGGAATAAACCACTGTCCAGATCGTGCCGCCGAGGAAGATGACGATGGCCGTCAGGATCATTGGAATGGATGCAATCTTCGAATTCAGATTGCGCAGAAATTGATTTGGCCGGCCGGCTTTCGCATGACCCGTCATTGTAGCTCCTTCTAACGCGCGATTGCTTCGACGATCAGGAACTCTGGGCCATGCCCCGGTCTCAGTCCCTGTCGCTTCCTCCTCATCCACGGCCGAACGCCACATCTATGGGAGTCCGCCGCCGAAGGGGCGCCGTAGCCAGCCGGATCACAGGACGTGTCCCGGCCGTGATACCGACCCGCAACGCGAGGCCGGTATCACTACAGCGAGAAGATAGAGATCAATCAGCAGCAGCGATGATCTCGACGAAGCGCTTCTGAGCCGCTTCCGGCGTCATCGAAGGATTGGCGAAGAACTCGGAGAACAGATCTTCTTTCTGCTTCTGGCTGTCGGCAGAAAGAAGCTGGTCCGTGCCCTGGATCACATTACCCTTCTTCAGAATTTCCAGGCCCTTCTTCATGCAGTCGTTGGCTGCCGTGAGGTCCACGTCGCCGCGCACCGGCAGCGAACCCTTCTTCAGGTTGAAGGCAACCTGGGTCTTCGGATCGAGAAGCGTTTTCGCGAGCGCATCCTGAGCCTTCGACTTGGCCTCATCCTTCAGCAGCGGGAAGTAGAATGCGTCGCCGCCTGTGGAAATGACTTCATTGACACCGAGGCCGGGAAGGCAGGTATAGTCCGTGCCGGCCTTCTGGCCTGCTAAGGCGAACTCACCCTGTGCCCAATCTCCCATGATCTGGCCGCCGGCCTTGCCGGTGATGACCAAGTTCGTGGCCTGGTTCCAATCCTGAACGTTGGAGCCCTTGGACATCTTGCGGGCGTCATCGGCAGCCT comes from Rhizobium tropici CIAT 899 and encodes:
- a CDS encoding sugar phosphate isomerase/epimerase family protein, which gives rise to MTKLGFQLYSARNFQPYSEIFVKLGKAGYAEVEGFGGIYVDLDETGLKNLRAELDKNGLRMASGHFSPDFLDGEVQKSLTIAKTLGMDSIYAPHIGADQRPKDAAGWLAFGKRLHEMSKPYKDAGFEFGWHNHDFEFVKQADGSLPIEQIFEGAPDISWEADIAWVIRGGGDPFAWIEKLGPRITAVHVKDIAPAGENKNEDGWADVGHGTVPWAKLLKALAGTKVKHFVVEHDNPSDVDRLITRSIASFKSF
- a CDS encoding beta-mannosidase, with amino-acid sequence MSSSINDSLTVDLAGSWSLTSPDSDHSLSISLPGDVHSALHAEGLIPDPYFARNEEVVQWVAKQDWELKRSFVLDDAGGDWYLDIDYLDTVASVYVNDALVLEGNNCFQRYRPDVSKVLKTGTNTIRIVLHSSISAGAALQAKQPFYIPYSTGNSPIPNGNMLRKPQCHFGWDWNIAIAPLGLYGTIALKKLEIARIENVVTQQIHNDDGSVDLKVTVALFAKGTGIAQLYFSLDDERVRLDVGVNAGETSITHFFHIDKPKLWWPAGNGEQALYALSVETNFETVTRQIGLRTVELITTEDEAGSRFALKVNGREIFARGANWIPADALFSRSNPAATGDLLQSAVDANMNAIRVWGGGFYEHDWFYDTCDRLGLMVWQDFMFACNLYPSTGDFLENVEEEVGYQVRRLATHPSIVLWCGDNELVGALTWFEESRKDRDRYLVSYDRLNRTIETAMKKALPDAIWWPSSPASGYLNFGDAWHADGSGDMHYWSVWHENKSFDNYRSVRPRFCSEFGFQSYTSLPVIKTYAEAKDMNIASPVMELHQKNAGGNERIAGTMFRYFRFPKDFPNFVYLSQVQQGLAIKTAVECWRSLKPHCMGTIYWQLNDTWPVASWSSLDYGGRWKVMHYLVRRFFQPVSVAAIPSDDNKTIRFSLVNDTNADVVVDISVSLLRLDGERVPLTTAHAVCTPDAAVTALSIDADQVPTDCLLAWRFTASNGMGGEGHYVHGTYKALELQPAGLTVLREEKEENGTVELTVTARGLALFVMIESEAEGRYSDNAFDLAAGESRRVVFTPTKPLASGVPEFRIYDLQSSQSVDS
- a CDS encoding ABC transporter ATP-binding protein, producing MNSSVSIKDLSLDFGAVTVLKNLNLEINDGEFLVLLGSSGCGKSTLLNCIAGLLDITEGQIFIKNKNVTWEEPKDRGIGMVFQSYALYPQMTVEKNLSFGLRVAKVPQDEISKRIARAAEILQIQPLLKRKPAELSGGQRQRVAIGRALVRDVDVFLFDEPLSNLDAKLRSELRVEIKRLHQSLKNTMIYVTHDQIEALTLADRIAIMKNGVIMQLDDPTTIYNEPRNLFVAGFIGSPSMNFLKGELVNREGKVVFATNDVLFSLDGYKAGEALQAGRKVVLGVRPEHIKVNEAAALGAEIHNATVDIEEPMGADNLLWLKHAGHTMSVRVNGARRFGPGSAVKLGFDMSLASLFDAQTELRI
- a CDS encoding carbohydrate ABC transporter permease — its product is MSNPVTLKNVNGGAALTEKTLSGPSGRKPRRVISGRNIMLYGTLFVAAAYYLLPLYVMIVTSLKGMPEIRLGNIFSPPLEITFEPWVKAWATACTGLNCDGLSRGFWNSVRITVPSTILSIAIASVNGYALANWRFKGADLFFSILVIGAFIPYQVMIYPIVIVLREIGIYGTLTGLILVHSIFGMPILTLLFRNYFASLPVELFKAARIDGAGFWQIFLRIMLPMSLPIFVVAMILQVTGIWNDFLFGVVFTRPEYYPMTVQLNNIVNSVQGVKEYNVNMAATILTGLVPLIVYFVSGRLFVRGIAAGAVKG
- a CDS encoding carbohydrate ABC transporter permease; amino-acid sequence: MTGHAKAGRPNQFLRNLNSKIASIPMILTAIVIFLGGTIWTVVYSFTNSKLLPRLSFVGLDQYHRLWAAPRWVVSIENLAVYGILSMIFSLVIGFVLAALMDQKIRFENTFRTIFLYPFALSFIVTGLVWQWLLNPEFGIQSVVRSLGWTSFTFDPLYTPSIVIYGVLIAALWQGTGLVMCLMLAGLRGIDEDIWKAARVDGIPMWRTYLFIVIPMMRPVFITTLVIIASGIVKVYDLVVAQTSGGPGIASEVPAKYVYDYMFQAQNLGQGFAASTMMLVTVAIIVIPWAYLEFGGGRKHV